Part of the Bacillus cereus group sp. RP43 genome is shown below.
TATAAGAGAACGTTTATTGAATGGTGAATTAAAATTAAATAAACCGAAGAAAGAGTAATCTTATAATAGAAAAATAACAAAGGAGAGTAAAAATGAAAATTTGGGAATTAAAGAGTTCATTTGATGACTATGAATCTTTTCAACTATTGAATTTAGAAGAAGATTCTAAAAAGTATTTTGAAGGAAAAATTGACTCGGCAGTAAAAGCATCTGATTCATGGGGAGAAATACGTATTAAATGTGTAGAAGAAGGAAATAAAAGTGATTTTCCTCATTTTTGGGGAGAAGTTGGTACACCAATGGTTAGTGGGAAAGCTAAAAAATTCTTAGAGTCTATGCTTGGTGATAATGTAGAATTTCTTCCCCTAATTCATGATGTGACGGGAGAAGTGTATTATATAATTAACGTTTTAAATGCAATAGATGCTATTGACTATGAGAAAGCTATACTAAAGAAATTATGTTCTGGCTTAGTAATAGATTTCAAAAAATACGCATTCTTACCTAATATGGTCAAGAACCAAACAATATTTAAAGTTTACTTAAATGAAATATTACATATTCCTTTCGTTTTTGTATCAGATGAATTTAGAAATGCAGTTTTAGAAAGTGATTTAAAAGGTTTTGAATTTGTAGAGGTATGGGATTCAAAAGAGGACATGTAAAAGAAAGTTCTAAAATAACTGATAGGGGTTAACAGCATGGGTGCAAAGGTTTTAGAAATTCTAAGAATGTTAAACAATTATGAGGGAAATGAAAAAGAAATTTTTGAACAGATTCAAGCTGAAGCAATGGTGAAATTTATATGTGGAAAAATCTGATTTTAGAAATTGAAGATATACTGAAAAGTGTTAACTTTAATCTGAACACACCAGCAACAGATACTGAAGTTCATAGATTAAGAGAACACGTGAAAGAGAAATTTAATGTTGATTTACCGAGTGAATTTGAGGAGTTTCTTAAAAACGTAAATGGTTTAGATTTTGGTGGACTAGTTATTTATGGAGTTGACCCTTCTTTACTAGAAACAGAAAGAAACGAACCGATCTGTGGATTTATAGACACGAATGAGATTTGGTATGAAAATGAATTTCAAAAAGAGTACCTTTTCTTTGGGGATTCAAATATTGCGTGGTTTTGTAAAAACTTATCTGAGGGTACTTATCTAGAACTTGATAAACCATCTGGCACAGTGATGAAAACATATAATGATTTCAATACAATGCTTGAAGAGGCATTGAAAACAGCAATTCTGTAATAAGGAGGTAGTAAAAGTTATGTTTAATTTTTTGAAAAAGTGTGTTGTAGCTAATGAAA
Proteins encoded:
- a CDS encoding DUF1629 domain-containing protein, which codes for MKIWELKSSFDDYESFQLLNLEEDSKKYFEGKIDSAVKASDSWGEIRIKCVEEGNKSDFPHFWGEVGTPMVSGKAKKFLESMLGDNVEFLPLIHDVTGEVYYIINVLNAIDAIDYEKAILKKLCSGLVIDFKKYAFLPNMVKNQTIFKVYLNEILHIPFVFVSDEFRNAVLESDLKGFEFVEVWDSKEDM
- a CDS encoding YrhA family protein, translating into MWKNLILEIEDILKSVNFNLNTPATDTEVHRLREHVKEKFNVDLPSEFEEFLKNVNGLDFGGLVIYGVDPSLLETERNEPICGFIDTNEIWYENEFQKEYLFFGDSNIAWFCKNLSEGTYLELDKPSGTVMKTYNDFNTMLEEALKTAIL